One segment of Salvia splendens isolate huo1 chromosome 20, SspV2, whole genome shotgun sequence DNA contains the following:
- the LOC121782836 gene encoding uncharacterized protein LOC121782836 isoform X5, with amino-acid sequence MRVAPWSQYQLVDQETDPYPDLQLAPGKNQLVRGCASFVCIGRHAAGREKSFPLKVGPTQNQEVLPEPVDIDESKVQVNSVDDPVNYNENIRAIVSLKSSLKKSANIGPVVRAADSGNSSKHEADAGPLERRKVQWTDTTGGELFEIREFEMRWIGR; translated from the exons ATGAGAGTAGCGCCGTGGAGCCAGTACCAGTTGGTAGACCAAGAGACTGATCCTTATCCTGATCTCCAGCTGGCTCCTGGGAAGAACCAGCTAGTCCGCGGGTGCGCCTCCTTTGTGTGCATTGGTCGCCATGCCGCTGGACGTGAAAAATCTTTTCCTCTTAAAGTTGGACCGACTCAAAACCAAGAAGTTTTGCCGGAGCCTGTAGATATTGATGAGAGTAAAGTTCAAGTGAATTCTGTTGATGATCCAGTTAATTACAATGAAAATATTAGGGCGATAGTTAGTCTTAAGAGCAGCCTGAAGAAGTCAGCAAATATTGGTCCGGTTGTTCGTGCTGCTGATAGTGGAAACTCCAGCAAGCATGAAGCGGACGCTGGTCCGTTGGAAAGGAGGAAAGTGCAGTGGACAGATACAACTGGGGGAGAGCTTTTTGAGATACGAGAATTCGAGATGAG ATGGATCGGGCGATGA
- the LOC121782836 gene encoding uncharacterized protein LOC121782836 isoform X4: MRVAPWSQYQLVDQETDPYPDLQLAPGKNQLVRGCASFVCIGRHAAGREKSFPLKVGPTQNQEVLPEPVDIDESKVQVNSVDDPVNYNENIRAIVSLKSSLKKSANIGPVVRAADSGNSSKHEADAGPLERRKVQWTDTTGGELFEIREFEMRCSSRKQGCTLRLIWYLLSCK, encoded by the exons ATGAGAGTAGCGCCGTGGAGCCAGTACCAGTTGGTAGACCAAGAGACTGATCCTTATCCTGATCTCCAGCTGGCTCCTGGGAAGAACCAGCTAGTCCGCGGGTGCGCCTCCTTTGTGTGCATTGGTCGCCATGCCGCTGGACGTGAAAAATCTTTTCCTCTTAAAGTTGGACCGACTCAAAACCAAGAAGTTTTGCCGGAGCCTGTAGATATTGATGAGAGTAAAGTTCAAGTGAATTCTGTTGATGATCCAGTTAATTACAATGAAAATATTAGGGCGATAGTTAGTCTTAAGAGCAGCCTGAAGAAGTCAGCAAATATTGGTCCGGTTGTTCGTGCTGCTGATAGTGGAAACTCCAGCAAGCATGAAGCGGACGCTGGTCCGTTGGAAAGGAGGAAAGTGCAGTGGACAGATACAACTGGGGGAGAGCTTTTTGAGATACGAGAATTCGAGATGAG GTGTAGTTCTAGAAAGCAAGGTTGTACGCTTAGGTTGATCTGGTATCTGCTTTCATGCAAG TGA
- the LOC121782836 gene encoding uncharacterized protein LOC121782836 isoform X3, with protein MRVAPWSQYQLVDQETDPYPDLQLAPGKNQLVRGCASFVCIGRHAAGREKSFPLKVGPTQNQEVLPEPVDIDESKVQVNSVDDPVNYNENIRAIVSLKSSLKKSANIGPVVRAADSGNSSKHEADAGPLERRKVQWTDTTGGELFEIREFEMSEDGSGDEFDYLTTKSCSCTIM; from the exons ATGAGAGTAGCGCCGTGGAGCCAGTACCAGTTGGTAGACCAAGAGACTGATCCTTATCCTGATCTCCAGCTGGCTCCTGGGAAGAACCAGCTAGTCCGCGGGTGCGCCTCCTTTGTGTGCATTGGTCGCCATGCCGCTGGACGTGAAAAATCTTTTCCTCTTAAAGTTGGACCGACTCAAAACCAAGAAGTTTTGCCGGAGCCTGTAGATATTGATGAGAGTAAAGTTCAAGTGAATTCTGTTGATGATCCAGTTAATTACAATGAAAATATTAGGGCGATAGTTAGTCTTAAGAGCAGCCTGAAGAAGTCAGCAAATATTGGTCCGGTTGTTCGTGCTGCTGATAGTGGAAACTCCAGCAAGCATGAAGCGGACGCTGGTCCGTTGGAAAGGAGGAAAGTGCAGTGGACAGATACAACTGGGGGAGAGCTTTTTGAGATACGAGAATTCGAGATGAG TGAAGATGGATCGGGCGATGAATTTGATTATTTGACTACAAAGAGTTGCTCATGCACAATAATGTAG
- the LOC121782836 gene encoding uncharacterized protein LOC121782836 isoform X2 codes for MRVAPWSQYQLVDQETDPYPDLQLAPGKNQLVRGCASFVCIGRHAAGREKSFPLKVGPTQNQEVLPEPVDIDESKVQVNSVDDPVNYNENIRAIVSLKSSLKKSANIGPVVRAADSGNSSKHEADAGPLERRKVQWTDTTGGELFEIREFEMRCSSRKQGCTLRLIWYLLSCKMDRAMNLII; via the exons ATGAGAGTAGCGCCGTGGAGCCAGTACCAGTTGGTAGACCAAGAGACTGATCCTTATCCTGATCTCCAGCTGGCTCCTGGGAAGAACCAGCTAGTCCGCGGGTGCGCCTCCTTTGTGTGCATTGGTCGCCATGCCGCTGGACGTGAAAAATCTTTTCCTCTTAAAGTTGGACCGACTCAAAACCAAGAAGTTTTGCCGGAGCCTGTAGATATTGATGAGAGTAAAGTTCAAGTGAATTCTGTTGATGATCCAGTTAATTACAATGAAAATATTAGGGCGATAGTTAGTCTTAAGAGCAGCCTGAAGAAGTCAGCAAATATTGGTCCGGTTGTTCGTGCTGCTGATAGTGGAAACTCCAGCAAGCATGAAGCGGACGCTGGTCCGTTGGAAAGGAGGAAAGTGCAGTGGACAGATACAACTGGGGGAGAGCTTTTTGAGATACGAGAATTCGAGATGAG GTGTAGTTCTAGAAAGCAAGGTTGTACGCTTAGGTTGATCTGGTATCTGCTTTCATGCAAG ATGGATCGGGCGATGAATTTGATTATTTGA
- the LOC121782836 gene encoding uncharacterized protein LOC121782836 isoform X1 produces the protein MRVAPWSQYQLVDQETDPYPDLQLAPGKNQLVRGCASFVCIGRHAAGREKSFPLKVGPTQNQEVLPEPVDIDESKVQVNSVDDPVNYNENIRAIVSLKSSLKKSANIGPVVRAADSGNSSKHEADAGPLERRKVQWTDTTGGELFEIREFEMRCSSRKQGCTLRLIWYLLSCKVLLLSSSFFKCLHTICTIYDKSIYLL, from the exons ATGAGAGTAGCGCCGTGGAGCCAGTACCAGTTGGTAGACCAAGAGACTGATCCTTATCCTGATCTCCAGCTGGCTCCTGGGAAGAACCAGCTAGTCCGCGGGTGCGCCTCCTTTGTGTGCATTGGTCGCCATGCCGCTGGACGTGAAAAATCTTTTCCTCTTAAAGTTGGACCGACTCAAAACCAAGAAGTTTTGCCGGAGCCTGTAGATATTGATGAGAGTAAAGTTCAAGTGAATTCTGTTGATGATCCAGTTAATTACAATGAAAATATTAGGGCGATAGTTAGTCTTAAGAGCAGCCTGAAGAAGTCAGCAAATATTGGTCCGGTTGTTCGTGCTGCTGATAGTGGAAACTCCAGCAAGCATGAAGCGGACGCTGGTCCGTTGGAAAGGAGGAAAGTGCAGTGGACAGATACAACTGGGGGAGAGCTTTTTGAGATACGAGAATTCGAGATGAG GTGTAGTTCTAGAAAGCAAGGTTGTACGCTTAGGTTGATCTGGTATCTGCTTTCATGCAAGGTATTACTTTTAAGCTCATCTTTTTTTAAATGTCTTCATACCATATGTACAATTTATGACAAAAGTATATACTTATTATGA
- the LOC121780639 gene encoding phytosulfokine receptor 2-like codes for MDQTLQGILAAIASFFVVTLILGLILILCNTESNHHHRRRRRSHPSPSIFDSFDPSLPHVSMQELVAATHNFSKDLIIGDGSFGLVYKATLRSGAVVAVKKLSPDAFQGLREFQAEIETLAKIRHPNIVRILGYCATGQDRVLIYEFIEKGSLDQWLYDTSDEEADVEFAPLTWNSRMGLVRGVADGLAYMHHELAIPIIHRDIKASNVLLDSGFVAHIADFGLARRVEGPHSHVSTQVAGTMGYMPPEYVEGFAAATTAGDVYSFGVLVVEVVTGRRPSLPFPGEDGREVRLMEWAKAMAGAGRYVEMVDGCIAREDLEKGVVEEVFKIGLECAHHHIKNRPTMNQVVDQLNSILGVVGSSKFL; via the coding sequence ATGGATCAAACTCTCCAAGGAATCCTCGCCGCCATCGCCAGCTTCTTCGTCGTAACCCTAATCCTTGgcctcatcctcatcctctgCAACACCGAATCCaatcaccaccaccgccgccgccgccgctcccACCCGAGCCCCTCCATCTTCGACAGCTTCGACCCGAGCCTCCCCCACGTCTCGATGCAGGAGCTCGTCGCCGCCACGCATAACTTCTCCAAGGACCTCATCATCGGCGACGGCAGCTTCGGCCTAGTCTATAAAGCGACCCTCCGGTCCGGCGCCGTCGTCGCCGTGAAGAAGCTCTCCCCCGACGCCTTCCAGGGCCTCCGCGAATTCCAAGCCGAGATCGAAACCCTAGCTAAGATCCGCCACCCGAATATAGTCCGGATCCTCGGGTACTGCGCCACGGGTCAGGATCGGGTCCTGATTTACGAGTTTATCGAGAAAGGCAGCCTCGACCAATGGCTGTACGACACGTCGGATGAAGAAGCCGACGTGGAGTTCGCGCCGCTGACGTGGAATTCGCGGATGGGATTAGTGAGGGGTGTGGCGGATGGGCTGGCGTACATGCACCACGAGCTGGCGATCCCGATCATCCACAGGGACATCAAGGCGAGCAACGTGCTGCTGGATTCGGGGTTCGTGGCCCACATCGCGGACTTCGGGCTGGCAAGGAGGGTGGAGGGGCCCCACTCGCACGTGTCGACGCAGGTGGCGGGGACGATGGGGTACATGCCGCCCGAGTACGTGGAGGGGTTCGCCGCGGCGACGACGGCGGGGGACGTGTACAGCTTCGGGGTactggtggtggaggtggtgacGGGGAGGAGGCCGAGCCTCCCGTTCCCCGGGGAGGACGGGAGGGAGGTGAGGCTGATGGAGTGGGCGAAGGCGATGGCCGGGGCCGGGAGGTATGTGGAGATGGTGGATGGATGCATCGCGAGGGAGGATTTGGAGAAGGGCGTGGTCGAGGAGGTTTTCAAGATTGGGCTCGAGTGTGCGCATCATCATATCAAGAATAGGCCTACTATGAATCAAGTGGTTGATCAGTTGAATAGCATTTTGGGTGTTGTTGGATCGTCTAAATTCTTATGA